The following are encoded in a window of Hemicordylus capensis ecotype Gifberg chromosome 12, rHemCap1.1.pri, whole genome shotgun sequence genomic DNA:
- the NCBP3 gene encoding nuclear cap-binding protein subunit 3 isoform X2 — protein sequence MAAVRGLRVSVRTTEPEPMEVEEGELHQPQPQEEAAGAPPEELPGPVRRSLSELLPDTSRRYENKAGSFITGIDVTSKEAIEKKEQRAKRFHFRAEVDLAQRNVALDRDMMKKAIPRVRLDTIYVCGVDEMSTQDIFAYFKEYPPAHIEWLDDTSCNVVWLDEVTATRALINMSCMPEEEKMKPRENSKKVAEKDKKEKQEESLDDETEEGEVEDDHPSDTELDTLSQAEEDSLLRNDLRPASKLAKGDKLFMRFATKDDKKELGAARRSQYYMKYGNPNYGGMKGILSNSWKRRYHLRRLQRDVTKKRTLIGDDMGLTPPYKHRHSGLVNVPEEPIEEEEEEEEDDNDQDMDEDDRVVVEYRDELQAFRQSRERSAARRSSASESDSDEMDYDLELKMISTPSPKKSMKMTMYADEVESQLKNIRNSMRADSVASSNVKTRIGSKGTSEKVADVRLLLEEKRQGNSGKRPLLTPVKSDVRQRLGKRPHSPETLQPSSTSVSHREPASDVHSRLGIPKQDVKGLYSDTREKKSANLWMRLGASSKVQEKVPEKAEKPAVSPEEEDSELQRAWGALIKEKEQSRQKKSRLDHLPSLQIEISRESSSGSDTES from the exons ATGGCGGCCGTGCGGGGTCTCCGCGTCTCCGTGAGGACGACCGAGCCAGAGCCCATGGAGGTCGAGGAGGGGGAGctccaccagccccagccccaggagGAGGCCGCCGGGGCCCCGCCGGAGGAGCTGCCGGGGCCGGTGCGGCGCTCGCTGAGCGAGCTGCTGCCG GACACCAGCAGAAGATACGAAAACAAAGCAGGGAGCTTCATTACTGGAATAGATGTCACTTCAAAG GAGGCCATCGAGAAGAAGGAGCAGAGGGCCAAGCGCTTCCATTTCCGCGCGGAGGTGGATCTCGCCCAGAGGAATGTGGCGCTGGACCGGGACATGATGAAGAAAG CCATCCCCAGAGTGCGGCTGGACACCATCTACGTCTGCGGCGTGGACGAGATGAGCACCCAGGACATCTTTGCCTACTTCAAGGAGTACCCCCCTGCTCATATAGAGTGGTTGGATGACACCTCCT GCAACGTTGTCTGGCTTGATGAAGTGACGGCCACGCGGGCACTCATCAACATGAGCTGCATGCCCGAGGAGGAGAAGATGAAACCTCGAGAGAACAGCAAGAAGGTGGCAGAGAAGGACAAGAAAG AGAAACAGGAGGAAAGCTTGGATGATGAGACCGAAGAGGGCGAGGTGGAGGATGACCACCCAAGCGATACGGAG CTGGACACGCTCTCCCAGGCGGAGGAAGACTCCCTCCTGCGCAACGACCTCCGCCCGGCCAGCAAGCTGGCCAAGGGCGACAAGCTCTTCATGAGGTTTGCTACGAAAG ATGACAAAAAGGAGCTCGGAGCTGCCCGGAGGAGCCAGTATTACATGAAATACGGGAATCCCAATTACGGGGGCATGAAGGGCATCTTGAGCAACTCCTG GAAACGGAGGTACCATTTGCGCCGGCTCCAGCGCGACGTGACTAAGAAGCGGACCCTCATTGGGGACGACATGGGTCTGACGCCCCCTTACAAGCATCGCCACTCAG GCTTAGTCAATGTTCCCGAAGAAcccattgaggaggaggaggaggaggaggaagacgacaACGATCAGGATATGGACGAGGACGACCGGGTGGTGGTGGAGTACAGAGACGAGCTGCAGGCTTTTAGGCAGTCGCGGGAGCGGAGTGCTGCCCGACGCTCCAGCGCCAGCGAGTCCGACTCGGACGAGATGGACTACGACCTCGAGCTGAAGATgatctccaccccctccccaaagaaGAGCATGAAGATGACCATGTACGCTGACGAGGTGGAGTCGCAGCTGAAGAACATCAG GAATTCCATGAGAGCTGACAGCGTCGCGTCCAGCAATGTCAAAACCCGGATCGGAAGCAAAGGAACTTCGGAGAAAGTGGCCGATGTCCGGTTGCTGTTGGAAGAAAAACGTCAAGGGAATTCTGGGAAGCGTCCACTGCTCACCCCTGTGAAATCAG ATGTCCGGCAGAGACTCGGCAAAAGGCCGCATTCTCCAGAAACTCTTCAGCCCAGCAGCACTTCCGTCTCACATCGTGAGCCCGCATCGGACGTGCACAGCCGGCTCGGGATCCCCAAGCAAGATGTGAAAGGGCTGTATTCCGACACGAGAGAGAAGAAATCAG CAAACTTGTGGATGCGTTTAGGAGCCTCATCCAAAGTGCAGGAGAAGGTCCCGGAGAAAGCAGAAAAGCCAGCGGTATCTCCGGAGGAGGAGGACTCTGAGCTCCAGCGGGCGTGGGGGGCCCTGATCAAGGAGAAGGAGCAGTCCCGCCAGAAGAAGAGCCGCCTGGACCACCTTCCCTCTCTGCAGATCGAAATCAGCCGGGAGAGCAGCTCTGGCTCCGACACGGAGTCGTGA
- the NCBP3 gene encoding nuclear cap-binding protein subunit 3 isoform X1 — MAAVRGLRVSVRTTEPEPMEVEEGELHQPQPQEEAAGAPPEELPGPVRRSLSELLPDTSRRYENKAGSFITGIDVTSKEAIEKKEQRAKRFHFRAEVDLAQRNVALDRDMMKKASLKEVLGFLAAIPRVRLDTIYVCGVDEMSTQDIFAYFKEYPPAHIEWLDDTSCNVVWLDEVTATRALINMSCMPEEEKMKPRENSKKVAEKDKKEKQEESLDDETEEGEVEDDHPSDTELDTLSQAEEDSLLRNDLRPASKLAKGDKLFMRFATKDDKKELGAARRSQYYMKYGNPNYGGMKGILSNSWKRRYHLRRLQRDVTKKRTLIGDDMGLTPPYKHRHSGLVNVPEEPIEEEEEEEEDDNDQDMDEDDRVVVEYRDELQAFRQSRERSAARRSSASESDSDEMDYDLELKMISTPSPKKSMKMTMYADEVESQLKNIRNSMRADSVASSNVKTRIGSKGTSEKVADVRLLLEEKRQGNSGKRPLLTPVKSDVRQRLGKRPHSPETLQPSSTSVSHREPASDVHSRLGIPKQDVKGLYSDTREKKSANLWMRLGASSKVQEKVPEKAEKPAVSPEEEDSELQRAWGALIKEKEQSRQKKSRLDHLPSLQIEISRESSSGSDTES; from the exons ATGGCGGCCGTGCGGGGTCTCCGCGTCTCCGTGAGGACGACCGAGCCAGAGCCCATGGAGGTCGAGGAGGGGGAGctccaccagccccagccccaggagGAGGCCGCCGGGGCCCCGCCGGAGGAGCTGCCGGGGCCGGTGCGGCGCTCGCTGAGCGAGCTGCTGCCG GACACCAGCAGAAGATACGAAAACAAAGCAGGGAGCTTCATTACTGGAATAGATGTCACTTCAAAG GAGGCCATCGAGAAGAAGGAGCAGAGGGCCAAGCGCTTCCATTTCCGCGCGGAGGTGGATCTCGCCCAGAGGAATGTGGCGCTGGACCGGGACATGATGAAGAAAG CAAGCCTAAAAGAGGTTCTGGGTTTCTTGGCAGCCATCCCCAGAGTGCGGCTGGACACCATCTACGTCTGCGGCGTGGACGAGATGAGCACCCAGGACATCTTTGCCTACTTCAAGGAGTACCCCCCTGCTCATATAGAGTGGTTGGATGACACCTCCT GCAACGTTGTCTGGCTTGATGAAGTGACGGCCACGCGGGCACTCATCAACATGAGCTGCATGCCCGAGGAGGAGAAGATGAAACCTCGAGAGAACAGCAAGAAGGTGGCAGAGAAGGACAAGAAAG AGAAACAGGAGGAAAGCTTGGATGATGAGACCGAAGAGGGCGAGGTGGAGGATGACCACCCAAGCGATACGGAG CTGGACACGCTCTCCCAGGCGGAGGAAGACTCCCTCCTGCGCAACGACCTCCGCCCGGCCAGCAAGCTGGCCAAGGGCGACAAGCTCTTCATGAGGTTTGCTACGAAAG ATGACAAAAAGGAGCTCGGAGCTGCCCGGAGGAGCCAGTATTACATGAAATACGGGAATCCCAATTACGGGGGCATGAAGGGCATCTTGAGCAACTCCTG GAAACGGAGGTACCATTTGCGCCGGCTCCAGCGCGACGTGACTAAGAAGCGGACCCTCATTGGGGACGACATGGGTCTGACGCCCCCTTACAAGCATCGCCACTCAG GCTTAGTCAATGTTCCCGAAGAAcccattgaggaggaggaggaggaggaggaagacgacaACGATCAGGATATGGACGAGGACGACCGGGTGGTGGTGGAGTACAGAGACGAGCTGCAGGCTTTTAGGCAGTCGCGGGAGCGGAGTGCTGCCCGACGCTCCAGCGCCAGCGAGTCCGACTCGGACGAGATGGACTACGACCTCGAGCTGAAGATgatctccaccccctccccaaagaaGAGCATGAAGATGACCATGTACGCTGACGAGGTGGAGTCGCAGCTGAAGAACATCAG GAATTCCATGAGAGCTGACAGCGTCGCGTCCAGCAATGTCAAAACCCGGATCGGAAGCAAAGGAACTTCGGAGAAAGTGGCCGATGTCCGGTTGCTGTTGGAAGAAAAACGTCAAGGGAATTCTGGGAAGCGTCCACTGCTCACCCCTGTGAAATCAG ATGTCCGGCAGAGACTCGGCAAAAGGCCGCATTCTCCAGAAACTCTTCAGCCCAGCAGCACTTCCGTCTCACATCGTGAGCCCGCATCGGACGTGCACAGCCGGCTCGGGATCCCCAAGCAAGATGTGAAAGGGCTGTATTCCGACACGAGAGAGAAGAAATCAG CAAACTTGTGGATGCGTTTAGGAGCCTCATCCAAAGTGCAGGAGAAGGTCCCGGAGAAAGCAGAAAAGCCAGCGGTATCTCCGGAGGAGGAGGACTCTGAGCTCCAGCGGGCGTGGGGGGCCCTGATCAAGGAGAAGGAGCAGTCCCGCCAGAAGAAGAGCCGCCTGGACCACCTTCCCTCTCTGCAGATCGAAATCAGCCGGGAGAGCAGCTCTGGCTCCGACACGGAGTCGTGA
- the NCBP3 gene encoding nuclear cap-binding protein subunit 3 isoform X3, whose translation MMKKASLKEVLGFLAAIPRVRLDTIYVCGVDEMSTQDIFAYFKEYPPAHIEWLDDTSCNVVWLDEVTATRALINMSCMPEEEKMKPRENSKKVAEKDKKEKQEESLDDETEEGEVEDDHPSDTELDTLSQAEEDSLLRNDLRPASKLAKGDKLFMRFATKDDKKELGAARRSQYYMKYGNPNYGGMKGILSNSWKRRYHLRRLQRDVTKKRTLIGDDMGLTPPYKHRHSGLVNVPEEPIEEEEEEEEDDNDQDMDEDDRVVVEYRDELQAFRQSRERSAARRSSASESDSDEMDYDLELKMISTPSPKKSMKMTMYADEVESQLKNIRNSMRADSVASSNVKTRIGSKGTSEKVADVRLLLEEKRQGNSGKRPLLTPVKSDVRQRLGKRPHSPETLQPSSTSVSHREPASDVHSRLGIPKQDVKGLYSDTREKKSANLWMRLGASSKVQEKVPEKAEKPAVSPEEEDSELQRAWGALIKEKEQSRQKKSRLDHLPSLQIEISRESSSGSDTES comes from the exons ATGATGAAGAAAG CAAGCCTAAAAGAGGTTCTGGGTTTCTTGGCAGCCATCCCCAGAGTGCGGCTGGACACCATCTACGTCTGCGGCGTGGACGAGATGAGCACCCAGGACATCTTTGCCTACTTCAAGGAGTACCCCCCTGCTCATATAGAGTGGTTGGATGACACCTCCT GCAACGTTGTCTGGCTTGATGAAGTGACGGCCACGCGGGCACTCATCAACATGAGCTGCATGCCCGAGGAGGAGAAGATGAAACCTCGAGAGAACAGCAAGAAGGTGGCAGAGAAGGACAAGAAAG AGAAACAGGAGGAAAGCTTGGATGATGAGACCGAAGAGGGCGAGGTGGAGGATGACCACCCAAGCGATACGGAG CTGGACACGCTCTCCCAGGCGGAGGAAGACTCCCTCCTGCGCAACGACCTCCGCCCGGCCAGCAAGCTGGCCAAGGGCGACAAGCTCTTCATGAGGTTTGCTACGAAAG ATGACAAAAAGGAGCTCGGAGCTGCCCGGAGGAGCCAGTATTACATGAAATACGGGAATCCCAATTACGGGGGCATGAAGGGCATCTTGAGCAACTCCTG GAAACGGAGGTACCATTTGCGCCGGCTCCAGCGCGACGTGACTAAGAAGCGGACCCTCATTGGGGACGACATGGGTCTGACGCCCCCTTACAAGCATCGCCACTCAG GCTTAGTCAATGTTCCCGAAGAAcccattgaggaggaggaggaggaggaggaagacgacaACGATCAGGATATGGACGAGGACGACCGGGTGGTGGTGGAGTACAGAGACGAGCTGCAGGCTTTTAGGCAGTCGCGGGAGCGGAGTGCTGCCCGACGCTCCAGCGCCAGCGAGTCCGACTCGGACGAGATGGACTACGACCTCGAGCTGAAGATgatctccaccccctccccaaagaaGAGCATGAAGATGACCATGTACGCTGACGAGGTGGAGTCGCAGCTGAAGAACATCAG GAATTCCATGAGAGCTGACAGCGTCGCGTCCAGCAATGTCAAAACCCGGATCGGAAGCAAAGGAACTTCGGAGAAAGTGGCCGATGTCCGGTTGCTGTTGGAAGAAAAACGTCAAGGGAATTCTGGGAAGCGTCCACTGCTCACCCCTGTGAAATCAG ATGTCCGGCAGAGACTCGGCAAAAGGCCGCATTCTCCAGAAACTCTTCAGCCCAGCAGCACTTCCGTCTCACATCGTGAGCCCGCATCGGACGTGCACAGCCGGCTCGGGATCCCCAAGCAAGATGTGAAAGGGCTGTATTCCGACACGAGAGAGAAGAAATCAG CAAACTTGTGGATGCGTTTAGGAGCCTCATCCAAAGTGCAGGAGAAGGTCCCGGAGAAAGCAGAAAAGCCAGCGGTATCTCCGGAGGAGGAGGACTCTGAGCTCCAGCGGGCGTGGGGGGCCCTGATCAAGGAGAAGGAGCAGTCCCGCCAGAAGAAGAGCCGCCTGGACCACCTTCCCTCTCTGCAGATCGAAATCAGCCGGGAGAGCAGCTCTGGCTCCGACACGGAGTCGTGA
- the TMEM248 gene encoding transmembrane protein 248, with product MLSINPLENLKVYISGRPPLVVFMVSVSAMAIAFLTLGYFFKIKEIKSPEMTEDWNTFLLRFNNLDLCISENETLKHLMNDTTTQDSAMTSSQARPSTPSPQTLEDSGPINTSVAITLTLDPLKPFGGFSRNITHLSSTIFGHQIGLSGREAHEEINITFTLPAAWNSDDCVLHGHCDQAVFPTCMTVTAASTVFPVTVQPLHCIPETYINATFWYKIFTTARDSNTKYSQDYNPFWCYKGAIGKVYHALNPKLTVIVPDDDRSLINLHLMHTSYFLFVMVITMFCYAVIKGRPSKLRQTSSEFCPEKVAFSEA from the exons ATGCTCAGCATCAACCCTCTGGAGAACCTGAAGGTCTACATCAGCGGCCGCCCGCCCCTCGTTGTGTTCATGGTCAGCGTCAGCGCCATGGCCATCGCCTTCCTCACCCTGGGCTACTTCTTCAAAATCAAGGAGATCAAGTCGCCCGAAATGACCGAG gACTGGAATACTTTCCTGCTGCGCTTCAACAATCTGGACTTGTGCATTTCGGAGAATGAGACCCTAAAGCACCTCATGAATGACACCACCACTCAAGACAGCGCCATGACCAGTAGCCAGGCCCGGCCCTCCACTCCCTCTCCCCAGACACTAGAGGATTCTGGCCCCATCAACACCTCTGTTGCCATCACTCTGACACTGGACCCCCTCAAGCCCTTTGGGGGCTTCTCCCGGAATATCACCCACTTGAGCTCCACCATTTTTGGACACCAAATCGGCCTCTCAG GCCGAGAAGCTCACGAGGAGATCAACATCACCTTCACCTTGCCGGCTGCCTGGAACTCGGACGACTGCGTTCTGCACGGCCACTGTGACCAAGCTGTCTTCCCCACCTGCATGACTGTGACAGCGGCCTCCACTGTCTTTCCTGTCACCGT GCAGCCTCTGCACTGCATTCCGGAGACCTACATCAACGCCACCTTCTGGTACAAAATCTTCACCACGGCGAGGGACTCCAACACAAAGTACTCCCAAGACTACAACCCTTTCTGGTGTTACAAAGGCGCCATCGGCAAGGTCTACCATGCATTAAACCCCAAACTGACGGTTATCGTTCCTGAC GACGACCGCTCGCTCATCAACCTGCATCTAATGCACACCAGTTACTTCCTCTTTGTGATGGTCATCACCATGTTCTGCTATGCAGTCATTAAAGGCAGGCCCAGCAAACTACGGCAGACCAGCTCCGAGTTCTGTCCTGAAAAG